In Persicimonas caeni, a single window of DNA contains:
- a CDS encoding serine/threonine-protein kinase — protein sequence MVKSDPDARLRKLLAPGSLFEEKYRVVSQLGTGSFAIVVKARHEVMGRDVALKCLKPSVVRSNPEVSERFVNEVQIVSRLRHPNTVTIFDFGQTDDDLAYMVLEYLKGQTLDELIAREGALDETRAIHICRQILKSLAEAHALGIIHRDLKPSNIMLTELHGEPDFVKVLDFGVAKLLEDSERRDTKFQPRSTQFIGTPVYMSPEQVLGQPVAPASDLYSLGLILYEMLTGQTPIEHDSVASVVREHLDDRPLPFPKLDQVAPPLQKIIRKCTERQPKARYRTVKAFARALPVEGVAESIEQIRPQAELATAEAAPGLTQETSEPDVFSGKNYLAPPEPEEERAAAARSGEFLARAPRQREPQRPKRPKRPSPSLSTDELDLDLETVNRQRQRIEQRRRQRSTGSRQVDGDWEAREYWTRLSVYAAGLLASHWGFVLLTAMMSGQSNSVRFGAGLLMIVAAVTWTAFSEVQAVGVDFGRRWLVPTAKNFVYILGIIFLAAALWRPGPTSTGLTTDPTWFYASLPKFPPLTWIDAATVWGAETLAPLFAYMANVLPY from the coding sequence ATGGTTAAGTCCGATCCCGACGCGCGCCTGCGCAAGCTTCTCGCGCCGGGAAGTTTGTTCGAGGAAAAGTATCGGGTCGTCTCCCAGCTGGGGACGGGAAGCTTTGCCATCGTGGTCAAGGCGCGACACGAGGTCATGGGGCGTGACGTCGCTCTCAAGTGCCTCAAGCCTTCGGTGGTGCGATCCAACCCGGAGGTCTCCGAGCGCTTCGTCAACGAGGTGCAGATCGTCAGTCGGCTGCGCCATCCCAACACCGTGACCATTTTCGATTTCGGCCAGACCGACGATGATCTGGCCTACATGGTCCTCGAGTACCTGAAGGGACAGACGCTCGACGAACTCATCGCGCGCGAAGGTGCCCTCGACGAAACACGCGCGATTCATATCTGCCGACAGATCTTGAAGAGCTTGGCCGAGGCGCACGCCCTCGGGATCATCCACCGGGATCTGAAGCCGTCCAATATCATGCTCACCGAGCTTCACGGCGAGCCGGATTTCGTCAAGGTGCTCGACTTCGGCGTGGCCAAGCTGCTCGAGGATTCCGAACGCCGCGACACCAAGTTTCAGCCCCGCTCCACGCAGTTCATCGGTACCCCCGTGTATATGAGTCCGGAGCAGGTGCTCGGCCAGCCGGTCGCACCTGCCAGCGATCTCTACAGCCTCGGGTTGATCCTCTACGAAATGCTCACCGGCCAGACGCCGATCGAGCACGACAGCGTCGCCTCGGTGGTGCGTGAACACCTCGACGATCGGCCGCTGCCGTTTCCGAAGCTCGATCAGGTCGCGCCGCCGCTCCAAAAGATCATTCGCAAGTGTACCGAGCGCCAACCCAAAGCGCGGTATCGCACCGTCAAGGCGTTCGCCCGCGCGCTACCAGTCGAAGGGGTCGCCGAGAGCATCGAGCAAATCCGCCCGCAAGCGGAGCTGGCCACCGCCGAGGCCGCCCCGGGCTTGACTCAGGAAACCTCCGAGCCGGATGTCTTCTCGGGTAAGAATTACCTGGCGCCGCCCGAGCCCGAAGAGGAGAGGGCGGCCGCCGCACGGTCCGGGGAGTTCCTCGCCCGGGCACCGCGTCAACGCGAGCCCCAGCGCCCCAAGCGGCCCAAGCGGCCGTCACCGTCGCTGAGCACCGACGAGCTCGACCTCGATCTGGAGACGGTCAATCGACAGCGCCAGCGCATCGAGCAGCGCCGCCGTCAGCGGTCGACCGGCTCGCGCCAGGTCGACGGTGATTGGGAGGCGCGCGAGTATTGGACACGCTTGTCGGTCTATGCCGCCGGTCTGCTGGCGTCTCACTGGGGATTTGTGTTGCTCACGGCGATGATGAGTGGCCAATCGAACTCGGTGCGCTTCGGCGCAGGTTTGCTGATGATCGTCGCGGCGGTGACGTGGACGGCGTTCTCCGAGGTTCAAGCGGTTGGCGTCGACTTCGGTCGGCGTTGGCTCGTTCCGACCGCCAAAAACTTCGTGTACATTCTCGGGATTATCTTCTTGGCGGCCGCGCTGTGGCGTCCCGGGCCCACTTCCACGGGTCTGACCACCGACCCGACATGGTTCTATGCATCGCTCCCCAAGTTTCCGCCGCTGACCTGGATTGACGCGGCGACCGTTTGGGGCGCCGAAACGCTCGCTCCCCTGTTCGCCTACATGGCCAACGTACTTCCTTACTGA
- a CDS encoding glutamate-5-semialdehyde dehydrogenase has translation MPDATKSVRFEKLHSTARRVRQSARLLAFQPSSAKNDALSKIATALRDQTEAILEANRQDLANGRAKGLDEAFLDRLELTPARIDKMASDVEEIIALGDPVGRVESTWVRPNGLRVGRRRIPLGVIGIIYESRPNVTSDAAALCIKSGNGVLLKGGSDAFASNRAVYKAILAGLEASALPEGARHAVGFVDTTDRGAVQEMLRLSDDIDVIIPRGGKGLIRFVTEHSRIPVIKHDEGVCHVVIDGSARREVVDPIVLNAKTQRPGVCNAMETLLVLDNAVKTHLGRALDRLADAGVKLHLCERAFEVAEQSGLDANTYDHATAEHYRTEFLSLELAVRVVEDLSEAIGHINEYGSHHTESLLTEDYSQSERFQREVDSSVVMINASTRFSDGNQLGLGAEIGISTTKMHAYGPMGIDELTTTKFVVLGDGQIRQ, from the coding sequence ATGCCTGACGCGACTAAGTCTGTCCGTTTCGAGAAATTGCACTCCACCGCCCGACGGGTTCGCCAGTCGGCTCGTCTCCTCGCCTTCCAGCCCTCCAGTGCCAAGAACGACGCGCTGTCGAAGATCGCCACTGCACTGCGCGATCAGACCGAGGCGATCTTGGAAGCCAATCGCCAGGACCTGGCCAACGGGCGCGCCAAGGGGCTCGACGAGGCGTTTTTGGACCGGCTCGAGTTGACCCCGGCACGTATCGACAAAATGGCGTCCGACGTCGAGGAGATCATCGCACTGGGCGATCCCGTCGGTCGCGTCGAATCAACCTGGGTACGCCCGAATGGCTTGCGCGTGGGGCGCCGGCGCATCCCGCTGGGGGTGATCGGCATCATTTACGAGTCGCGCCCCAACGTGACCAGCGATGCCGCGGCGCTGTGCATCAAGAGCGGCAACGGAGTGTTGCTCAAGGGCGGCTCGGACGCTTTCGCGTCGAACCGCGCGGTCTACAAGGCCATTCTGGCGGGCCTCGAGGCGAGCGCCCTGCCCGAGGGCGCACGCCACGCGGTAGGCTTTGTCGACACCACCGACCGCGGCGCCGTCCAAGAGATGCTCAGGCTCTCCGACGACATCGACGTGATCATCCCGCGCGGAGGCAAAGGGCTTATCCGATTCGTGACCGAGCACTCGCGTATCCCGGTGATCAAGCACGACGAAGGCGTCTGCCACGTGGTCATCGACGGCTCGGCGCGCCGCGAGGTCGTCGATCCGATCGTACTCAACGCCAAGACTCAACGCCCCGGGGTGTGCAACGCCATGGAGACGCTGCTCGTGCTCGACAACGCCGTCAAGACACACTTGGGGCGCGCGCTCGACCGCCTGGCCGACGCCGGCGTCAAGCTCCACCTTTGCGAACGTGCTTTCGAGGTCGCCGAGCAGAGCGGCTTGGACGCCAACACCTACGACCACGCCACCGCCGAACATTACCGCACCGAGTTTTTGTCGCTGGAGCTCGCCGTGCGCGTGGTCGAGGACCTGAGCGAGGCCATTGGGCACATTAACGAATACGGCTCGCACCACACCGAGTCTCTGCTGACGGAGGACTACTCTCAGAGCGAGCGTTTTCAGCGCGAGGTTGACAGTTCGGTAGTCATGATCAACGCATCAACTCGCTTTAGCGATGGCAACCAGCTCGGACTGGGTGCCGAAATTGGCATCAGCACCACCAAGATGCACGCGTATGGCCCGATGGGCATCGACGAGTTGACGACCACCAAATTTGTAGTGCTCGGAGACGGGCAAATTCGACAGTGA
- the groL gene encoding chaperonin GroEL (60 kDa chaperone family; promotes refolding of misfolded polypeptides especially under stressful conditions; forms two stacked rings of heptamers to form a barrel-shaped 14mer; ends can be capped by GroES; misfolded proteins enter the barrel where they are refolded when GroES binds), translating to MAAKEIIFDARARQRILKGVNTLANAVRVTLGPRGRNVVIEKSFGAPTITKDGVTVAKEVELEDKFQNMGAQMVKEVSSKTSDTAGDGTTTATVLAQAIFREGSKLVAAGHDPMSIKRGIDKAVEAVVGAIGELATRTNDRGKIAQVGTISANNDPQIGELIAEAMEKVGESGVITVEEAKGLHDELEFVEGMQFDRGYLSPYFVTDSERMEVNLEDPFILLFDKKVSSMKDLLPVLEQVHQQGNKPLLIIAEDIEGEALATLVVNKLRGVLNVAAVKAPGFGDRRKQMLEDIAVLTGGQVISEERGMQLENTKLNDLGTADSVTITKDATTVVGGKGTKDDIQARIQQINTQIGTTTSDYDREKLQERLAKLSGGVAVMKVGAATEIEMKEKKARVEDALNATRAAVEEGIVPGGGVALLRARKALDNVEAKDDEVFGVEIIRRAVEEPIRQISANAGVEGSLVIQEVLSQDGNYGYNAAIGEYQDLVEAGVIDPAKVTRTALQNAASVAGLMLTTEAMVAEKPKKKGAEDDDDAGMGGMGAMGGMGGMGGMGGMM from the coding sequence ATGGCAGCTAAAGAAATTATTTTTGATGCACGCGCTCGCCAGCGCATTCTCAAGGGTGTCAACACCCTGGCCAACGCCGTGCGCGTGACGCTCGGACCCCGTGGCCGCAACGTGGTCATCGAGAAGAGCTTCGGTGCGCCGACCATCACCAAGGACGGCGTGACCGTCGCCAAAGAGGTCGAGCTCGAAGACAAGTTCCAGAACATGGGCGCGCAGATGGTCAAAGAGGTCTCGTCGAAGACCTCGGACACCGCCGGTGACGGTACGACCACCGCAACCGTGCTCGCTCAGGCCATCTTCCGTGAGGGCTCCAAGCTCGTGGCCGCCGGCCACGACCCGATGAGCATCAAGCGTGGCATCGACAAGGCCGTCGAGGCCGTCGTCGGCGCCATCGGCGAGTTGGCCACCCGCACCAACGACCGCGGCAAGATCGCTCAGGTGGGTACCATCTCGGCGAACAACGACCCGCAGATCGGCGAGCTGATCGCCGAGGCGATGGAAAAGGTCGGTGAGTCGGGCGTCATCACCGTCGAAGAGGCCAAAGGCCTGCACGACGAGCTCGAGTTCGTCGAAGGTATGCAGTTCGACCGTGGCTACCTGTCGCCGTACTTCGTGACCGACAGCGAGCGCATGGAAGTCAACCTCGAAGATCCCTTCATCCTGCTCTTCGACAAGAAGGTCAGCAGCATGAAGGACCTTCTTCCGGTGCTCGAGCAGGTCCACCAGCAGGGCAACAAGCCGCTGCTCATCATCGCCGAAGACATCGAAGGCGAAGCGCTTGCCACCCTCGTGGTCAACAAGCTGCGCGGCGTGCTCAACGTCGCTGCGGTCAAGGCGCCGGGCTTCGGCGACCGCCGCAAGCAGATGCTCGAAGACATCGCGGTGCTGACCGGTGGTCAGGTCATCAGCGAAGAGCGCGGCATGCAGCTGGAGAACACCAAGCTCAACGACCTGGGCACGGCTGATAGCGTCACCATCACCAAAGACGCGACCACCGTCGTCGGTGGCAAGGGCACCAAGGACGACATCCAGGCCCGCATCCAGCAGATCAACACCCAGATCGGCACGACCACCAGCGACTACGACCGCGAGAAGCTCCAGGAGCGCCTGGCCAAGCTTTCGGGCGGCGTCGCTGTCATGAAGGTCGGTGCGGCCACCGAGATCGAGATGAAGGAGAAGAAGGCGCGCGTCGAGGACGCCCTCAACGCAACCCGCGCCGCCGTCGAAGAGGGCATCGTCCCCGGTGGTGGTGTCGCTCTGCTCCGCGCTCGCAAGGCGCTCGACAACGTCGAAGCCAAGGACGACGAAGTCTTCGGTGTCGAGATCATCCGTCGCGCCGTCGAAGAGCCGATCCGTCAGATCTCGGCCAACGCCGGCGTCGAGGGCTCGCTGGTCATCCAGGAAGTTCTCAGCCAGGACGGCAACTACGGCTACAACGCTGCCATCGGCGAGTACCAGGACCTGGTCGAAGCCGGTGTCATCGACCCGGCCAAGGTCACCCGTACCGCGCTGCAGAACGCAGCCAGCGTCGCTGGCCTGATGCTCACCACCGAGGCGATGGTCGCCGAGAAGCCCAAGAAGAAGGGCGCCGAGGACGACGATGACGCCGGAATGGGCGGCATGGGCGCCATGGGTGGAATGGGCGGCATGGGAGGCATGGGCGGCATGATGTAA
- a CDS encoding serine/threonine protein kinase encodes MAGRQRQTNFLDKGAIFEGKYRIVRELGRGGFGMVYLAYQEQMDRHVAIKVLKSGIGELHRSAKERFLREVKIISKLRHPNTVTIHDFGETANGLLYMVLEFIEGETVKQILKREGAQPAQRALALTGQIARSLAEAHRHGVIHRDLKPANIMIMDLETEKDFVKVLDFGIARLLRTDERDLTSVGLPEGERELIGTPRYMSPEQVRGESLGPASDVYSVGLILYEMLVGQPAVQGDTTMALISQQISPEPLRLDGLRALPPQVSQIIRRSTSKNLSRRFPDAETFGDAVDQALASVGGPPVGTASARQSGRFNVVDRSGQFNNQSTPQPAYQTGRFGAQPGPNGGGEKQHGGMQPSGMQQMGAPFGAGISENAETNPTQAALPQHQQQQQRFGQPSQQAQQQPSDHGRAGPFTGNAIHEYIEDDELDEDLPPPPSDTNQFAVPNPSARSAEKPTPNRADAKDEETTIFVLEFLRLAIFGLVAAVGLYLAFLVVSTIFGHFLSGQLKLIASLILAAAIPVLTALGENSKRERFEVVENPYDRIVRVFVGTAIFSFGTAVICALAMSGAVVYELRKFPNWFMTDSQRHSAFGEFNAKVSLGLAQVVEEATSAIGIYEGKTHADTTASPKRMKPTIAEPPAPTRPSTQAKQRKQQQKALEAEPAQDKRTGTRPTTSPSSDSKAPGKSKDDEYIEW; translated from the coding sequence GTGGCCGGAAGACAACGCCAAACCAACTTCCTCGACAAAGGGGCGATCTTCGAGGGCAAGTATCGCATTGTGCGCGAGCTTGGCCGCGGCGGCTTCGGCATGGTCTATCTGGCCTATCAAGAGCAGATGGACCGCCACGTGGCCATCAAGGTGCTCAAGTCGGGCATCGGTGAGCTGCACCGAAGCGCCAAGGAGCGCTTTTTACGCGAAGTCAAAATCATCAGCAAGCTTCGCCACCCGAACACGGTCACCATCCACGACTTTGGCGAGACTGCCAACGGTTTGCTCTACATGGTCCTCGAGTTTATCGAGGGCGAGACCGTCAAGCAGATCCTCAAGCGCGAGGGAGCTCAGCCGGCCCAACGCGCGCTTGCACTGACGGGGCAAATCGCACGGTCGCTGGCCGAAGCGCACCGTCACGGGGTCATCCACCGGGATCTCAAGCCTGCCAATATCATGATCATGGACCTGGAGACGGAGAAAGACTTCGTCAAGGTCCTCGATTTTGGCATCGCCCGCCTACTTCGCACCGACGAGCGCGACCTGACCAGCGTCGGGCTCCCCGAAGGCGAGCGCGAGCTCATCGGCACGCCGCGCTACATGAGCCCCGAGCAGGTGCGCGGCGAATCGCTGGGCCCGGCCAGCGACGTCTACAGCGTCGGCCTCATCCTCTACGAGATGTTGGTGGGCCAGCCGGCCGTGCAGGGCGACACGACCATGGCGCTCATCAGCCAGCAGATCAGCCCCGAGCCACTGCGACTCGACGGCTTGCGTGCGCTGCCTCCGCAGGTCTCCCAGATCATTCGGCGGTCGACCTCCAAAAACCTGTCACGGCGATTTCCCGACGCCGAGACATTCGGCGACGCGGTCGACCAGGCGCTCGCCAGCGTCGGCGGGCCGCCGGTGGGAACGGCCAGCGCGCGCCAATCGGGCCGCTTCAACGTCGTCGACCGATCCGGACAGTTCAACAACCAGAGCACGCCACAGCCGGCCTACCAGACCGGCCGCTTCGGCGCCCAGCCGGGTCCGAATGGCGGTGGTGAGAAACAGCACGGTGGGATGCAACCGAGCGGCATGCAACAGATGGGCGCTCCGTTCGGCGCCGGCATTTCCGAGAACGCCGAGACCAATCCGACGCAGGCTGCGCTGCCGCAACATCAGCAGCAGCAACAGCGTTTCGGGCAACCGTCGCAACAAGCGCAACAACAGCCCAGCGACCACGGCCGCGCCGGCCCCTTCACGGGTAACGCCATCCACGAGTACATCGAAGACGATGAGCTCGACGAGGATTTGCCGCCACCGCCCTCGGACACCAATCAATTTGCGGTGCCCAACCCGTCGGCGCGTTCTGCAGAAAAGCCCACGCCCAACCGAGCAGACGCGAAGGACGAAGAGACGACGATCTTCGTGCTCGAGTTTTTGCGGCTCGCCATCTTTGGCCTCGTCGCCGCGGTTGGGCTCTACCTCGCCTTCTTGGTCGTGAGCACCATCTTCGGGCATTTCCTGTCGGGCCAGCTCAAGCTCATCGCCTCGCTGATTCTGGCGGCGGCAATCCCGGTGTTGACCGCGTTGGGCGAAAACAGCAAGCGCGAGCGCTTCGAGGTCGTCGAGAACCCGTACGACCGGATCGTGCGCGTCTTCGTGGGGACCGCGATCTTCTCGTTCGGCACCGCCGTCATCTGTGCGTTGGCCATGTCGGGCGCCGTCGTCTACGAACTGCGGAAATTTCCCAACTGGTTTATGACCGATTCGCAGCGCCACTCGGCTTTCGGTGAGTTCAACGCCAAGGTGTCGCTGGGCCTGGCCCAGGTGGTCGAGGAGGCGACGAGCGCTATCGGCATCTACGAGGGGAAGACCCACGCCGATACGACCGCGAGTCCCAAGCGAATGAAGCCTACGATCGCCGAGCCGCCCGCGCCGACGCGCCCGTCGACGCAGGCCAAGCAGCGCAAGCAGCAACAGAAGGCCCTAGAGGCCGAGCCGGCTCAGGATAAGCGGACTGGGACTCGACCGACCACCTCACCATCTTCTGACTCGAAGGCGCCTGGCAAGTCGAAGGACGACGAATACATCGAGTGGTAG
- a CDS encoding peptidylprolyl isomerase, which produces MDRCKMLLLALAAIVGLGLATGCDQKVKDDAKEEKAEAKAAEDDKKEDGAKEQAKTDGPPLEATGPVAVVDGTEITAERFNEAVERRTKAMGGRMPPPMANMMKKRTVDRLIDEHLIDQKLEGAKVEVEPKEVDEEFNKFKERFPNEKAFESFLTRNGITADKMKENLQKDLKLRKLLEDKYGIEVTEKDAKDYYEKNEARFEQPEQVKARHILIKTEKGADQAALDKAKKRAEDLAKEAKKSGTDFAKLAEEKSEGPSASRGGDLGFFTRRRMVPEFSEAAFNMKPGEISDPVKTQFGYHVIKVEEKKEAGKVPYDEAKEKIMMQLERQKFRKAMKQFLAELKKDVKIERKEDNIKVNVSADAAQGGPGMMGGGKMQQMQLQKALQKKLQQQQQQKQQGGDSKGSDPTKLKLQEPNLGK; this is translated from the coding sequence ATGGATCGCTGCAAAATGTTACTTCTGGCGCTGGCCGCCATCGTGGGACTGGGTCTCGCGACCGGCTGTGACCAGAAGGTCAAAGATGATGCCAAAGAAGAGAAAGCCGAGGCCAAAGCGGCCGAGGACGACAAGAAAGAAGACGGAGCCAAAGAGCAGGCCAAGACCGACGGTCCGCCGCTCGAGGCGACCGGTCCTGTGGCCGTGGTCGACGGCACCGAGATCACCGCTGAGCGCTTCAATGAAGCTGTCGAGCGTCGCACCAAGGCGATGGGCGGGCGGATGCCCCCTCCGATGGCCAACATGATGAAGAAGCGCACCGTCGATCGCCTCATCGACGAGCACCTCATCGACCAGAAGCTCGAAGGGGCCAAGGTCGAAGTCGAGCCGAAGGAAGTCGACGAGGAGTTCAACAAATTCAAAGAGCGCTTCCCCAACGAGAAGGCCTTTGAATCTTTCCTGACTCGTAACGGCATCACCGCCGACAAGATGAAGGAAAACCTCCAGAAAGACCTCAAGCTGCGCAAGTTGCTCGAGGACAAGTACGGCATCGAGGTCACCGAGAAGGACGCCAAAGACTACTACGAGAAGAACGAGGCTCGCTTCGAGCAGCCCGAGCAGGTCAAAGCGCGTCACATTCTCATCAAAACCGAGAAGGGCGCCGACCAGGCTGCGCTCGACAAAGCCAAGAAGCGCGCCGAGGACCTCGCCAAGGAAGCCAAGAAGTCGGGCACCGACTTCGCCAAGCTCGCCGAAGAGAAGTCCGAGGGCCCCTCGGCTTCGCGCGGTGGTGACCTGGGCTTCTTTACCCGTCGTCGCATGGTCCCCGAGTTCTCCGAGGCTGCCTTCAACATGAAGCCCGGCGAGATCTCCGACCCCGTCAAGACCCAGTTCGGCTACCACGTGATCAAGGTCGAAGAGAAAAAGGAAGCCGGCAAGGTTCCTTACGACGAGGCCAAAGAGAAGATCATGATGCAGCTCGAGCGTCAGAAGTTCCGCAAGGCGATGAAGCAGTTCCTCGCCGAGCTGAAGAAGGACGTCAAAATCGAGCGCAAGGAAGACAACATCAAGGTCAACGTCAGCGCCGATGCCGCGCAGGGCGGCCCGGGTATGATGGGCGGTGGCAAGATGCAGCAAATGCAGCTGCAAAAGGCCCTGCAGAAGAAGCTGCAGCAACAGCAGCAGCAAAAGCAGCAAGGCGGCGACTCGAAAGGGTCGGACCCGACCAAGCTGAAGCTTCAGGAGCCCAATCTCGGCAAGTAA
- a CDS encoding serine/threonine protein kinase, which yields MSQPGNTLRDYIHIGDALVGRYFIEDTVGAGAFGAIYSAIDQQTGERVAVKALPPQGEAASDTALARFRREMKVISNLIHRNIIGLYDFGQTDEDVFFMILEYVDGKPLDRVVYRSPLEPQDVIDVCEQIASALNLAHHRGVIHRDLKPANIMLTREADGYDVKVLDFGMAKLLSRIDDDSIPQLTREGMAVGTPRYIAPEQARGEQVGPWTDLYALGLLVYEMLTGARAVKADDVEGAVSAHVSRKPLDLQELDQVPETFRPVLFRLIEKDPQKRYRSAEELMADLDALRYETGVGIGAPDRPQFDPLKGRVEGGPAAGATSQAAAPVSRVPQERRKQAQRIAAEARQEQELDLDWEAYDQHGSRQRDPALKKREKDDAYVLFRGPDRPIEWVEACVAPLLGFFAFVLLTAQLRSFDYGIRLAVGLVPVVIALAWSVGSGRGSWRYSFFRLWNLFSIAAAFVAHALGPAKLITELYRHPTWFLAPVRDLPGMDATEGVLTWVMRRYAVVLSTLLDSGGHLIN from the coding sequence ATGTCGCAACCTGGCAATACACTGCGCGATTATATCCACATCGGCGATGCGCTGGTCGGTCGGTACTTCATCGAAGATACGGTCGGCGCCGGAGCTTTTGGGGCTATTTACAGCGCCATCGACCAGCAGACCGGGGAGCGGGTGGCGGTCAAGGCGTTGCCGCCGCAAGGTGAGGCAGCCAGCGACACTGCGCTGGCGCGTTTTCGCCGTGAGATGAAGGTGATCAGCAACCTGATTCACCGCAACATCATCGGGCTGTATGACTTCGGGCAGACCGACGAGGACGTCTTTTTCATGATCCTCGAGTACGTCGACGGCAAGCCGCTCGACCGGGTCGTGTACCGCTCTCCGCTGGAGCCCCAGGACGTCATCGATGTGTGCGAGCAGATCGCCTCGGCGCTCAACCTCGCTCACCACCGCGGGGTGATCCATCGCGATCTGAAGCCCGCCAACATCATGCTCACCCGCGAGGCGGACGGCTACGACGTCAAAGTGCTCGACTTTGGCATGGCGAAGCTTCTGTCGCGTATCGATGACGACTCCATCCCCCAGCTTACCCGCGAGGGAATGGCGGTGGGTACGCCTCGCTACATTGCGCCCGAGCAGGCGCGCGGGGAGCAGGTAGGGCCTTGGACTGATTTGTATGCGTTGGGCCTGTTGGTGTACGAGATGCTCACCGGCGCGCGGGCGGTCAAGGCCGACGACGTCGAGGGGGCTGTGAGCGCCCATGTGTCACGAAAGCCGCTCGACCTCCAAGAACTCGACCAGGTCCCCGAGACGTTTCGCCCGGTGCTCTTTCGGCTCATCGAGAAGGACCCGCAGAAGCGTTACCGTTCGGCCGAAGAACTCATGGCCGACCTCGACGCGCTGCGCTACGAGACCGGCGTGGGAATCGGCGCCCCGGATCGACCGCAATTCGACCCGCTAAAGGGACGCGTCGAAGGCGGGCCCGCGGCAGGCGCCACATCGCAAGCGGCTGCACCGGTCAGCCGGGTTCCCCAAGAGCGACGAAAACAAGCTCAGCGCATCGCCGCCGAGGCACGCCAGGAGCAGGAGCTCGACCTCGATTGGGAGGCGTACGATCAGCACGGTTCCAGACAGCGCGATCCCGCGCTCAAGAAACGCGAGAAAGATGATGCGTACGTTTTGTTTCGAGGCCCGGATCGGCCCATCGAGTGGGTCGAGGCGTGCGTTGCGCCGCTTCTGGGCTTCTTTGCGTTCGTGCTGTTGACGGCGCAGCTTCGCTCGTTCGACTACGGCATACGCTTGGCGGTGGGGTTGGTGCCGGTGGTCATCGCGCTGGCTTGGTCGGTCGGGTCGGGCCGAGGCAGCTGGCGTTATAGTTTCTTTCGGCTGTGGAACCTTTTTTCGATCGCGGCCGCCTTTGTGGCCCATGCTCTGGGCCCAGCCAAACTCATCACCGAATTGTACCGTCACCCCACCTGGTTTCTCGCCCCCGTTCGGGACCTGCCCGGAATGGATGCGACAGAGGGCGTGTTGACGTGGGTGATGCGGCGCTATGCCGTCGTCTTGTCGACGCTGCTCGATTCCGGCGGCCATCTCATCAACTGA
- a CDS encoding co-chaperone GroES → MNVKPLYDRVLVQRVQSDEKSAGGIIIPETAKEKPLEGIVRSVGPGKLTDSGENAPMQVQEGDKILFGKYSGTEITIQGEEHLILREDEILAVIED, encoded by the coding sequence ATGAACGTCAAGCCGCTTTATGACCGCGTCCTGGTCCAGCGAGTCCAGAGTGATGAGAAGAGTGCCGGTGGAATCATCATCCCCGAGACCGCCAAAGAGAAGCCCCTCGAGGGCATCGTGCGCTCGGTCGGACCGGGCAAGCTCACCGACTCGGGTGAGAACGCTCCCATGCAGGTCCAAGAGGGCGACAAGATCCTCTTCGGCAAGTACTCGGGCACCGAGATCACCATCCAGGGCGAAGAGCACCTCATCCTGCGTGAGGACGAGATCCTGGCGGTCATCGAAGACTGA